In the uncultured Methanobacterium sp. genome, one interval contains:
- a CDS encoding MFS transporter: MGNLLLNHYERPTGVHYKIFGLSWAGWVFDFYDLILFTFLVIPIGQELHLSNLMLSYALSASIIAAAVGGVLFGVLSDKYGRKTVLQSTIIIYSIGTLLCAFSTSLETLILFRIITGLGVGGEWATGQTYVNETFPAKLRGRFGAYLQTGNPVGLILASIVGGLLVPIIGWREAFLISVLPAVLVIIIRRQIPESDLWLLNKKYADKTRIKKSLKIKSNEFISLFLKPYRNTFLMALILAILGSSAYWFTYSWLPTYLQGKHLSIAKSAMWIIVNQVGGILGLLTFGYIADRFGRRPAFSSFALIMAVGLVMITLFWNYIAVYPQLIFVFMFMIGIGTGIYGGFGPLVSELFPTRLRSTAMGSSFNLARGTQFLTPVLIALIGTQYGLGSGIFLGSIFALSVAIFIWAFPETKAIELEKLEE, from the coding sequence ATGGGCAATTTACTCCTGAATCACTATGAAAGACCTACTGGAGTTCATTACAAGATATTTGGGCTTAGCTGGGCAGGTTGGGTTTTCGATTTCTACGATCTCATTTTATTCACGTTCCTGGTAATTCCCATTGGCCAAGAGCTTCATTTATCTAATTTAATGCTTTCTTATGCCTTGAGCGCATCTATTATTGCGGCAGCAGTTGGGGGTGTACTATTTGGCGTGTTATCAGATAAATATGGGCGAAAAACAGTTCTCCAATCAACGATAATCATATACAGCATAGGAACCCTCCTATGTGCATTTTCAACAAGTTTAGAAACCTTAATACTGTTTAGAATCATCACTGGGCTTGGAGTGGGTGGTGAATGGGCCACTGGACAAACATATGTTAATGAAACATTCCCTGCAAAGCTTAGAGGTCGATTTGGCGCATATCTTCAAACTGGAAATCCGGTAGGTTTAATTTTAGCTTCAATAGTAGGGGGATTACTTGTTCCTATAATCGGATGGAGGGAAGCTTTTCTTATTTCAGTTCTACCTGCAGTATTGGTAATAATCATCAGAAGACAAATCCCAGAATCTGATTTATGGCTCCTGAATAAAAAATATGCAGATAAAACTAGGATAAAAAAATCTTTGAAAATTAAAAGCAATGAATTCATTTCCTTATTTTTGAAACCTTACAGAAATACATTTTTAATGGCATTAATACTTGCCATACTGGGTAGTTCTGCTTACTGGTTTACTTATTCATGGTTACCAACCTATTTGCAGGGGAAACATCTTTCCATAGCTAAATCTGCAATGTGGATAATAGTAAACCAGGTTGGGGGAATCCTAGGGCTTTTAACATTTGGATACATTGCGGATCGATTTGGTAGAAGACCTGCATTTTCATCGTTCGCTCTAATCATGGCAGTTGGATTGGTGATGATCACACTCTTTTGGAATTATATTGCAGTTTATCCACAGTTAATATTTGTTTTCATGTTCATGATAGGCATAGGAACCGGCATATATGGTGGGTTTGGCCCTTTAGTTTCTGAATTATTCCCAACAAGATTAAGAAGCACTGCAATGGGCTCTAGTTTTAACCTGGCCCGAGGAACTCAATTCTTAACTCCAGTTTTAATTGCTTTAATTGGGACCCAATACGGCCTTGGAAGTGGAATATTCCTTGGATCTATTTTTGCTTTAAGCGTTGCCATATTTATATGGGCATTTCCAGAAACAAAAGCCATTGAACTGGAAAAATTAGAGGAATGA
- a CDS encoding heparan-alpha-glucosaminide N-acetyltransferase has translation MTDLNKRFWEIDVLRGLAILMMVTYHLVFDLTYFGVFPFNVSSGLWWWFARSTAFIFLFLVGVSLTLSHTRAELKGQKQEKKSLFLKYLKRGIKLFSLGLLITLVTWIFIPEDFIVFGVLHFIGIAIILEYPFLNKKYLNLILGIIFIVTGLLLAQFTVNYPWLLWLGLKPAEFVTVDYFPLLPWLGVVSLGLFAGKTLYQDYKRRFQIPDLSKNQSTGIFSFLGQHSLLIYLLHQPILILILYLMGVLDLGNLFQFINA, from the coding sequence ATGACGGATTTAAACAAACGTTTCTGGGAAATAGACGTCCTGCGCGGTCTAGCAATACTGATGATGGTAACCTATCATCTGGTCTTTGATCTTACTTACTTTGGGGTATTCCCTTTTAATGTTTCATCGGGTCTTTGGTGGTGGTTTGCCAGGTCAACTGCATTTATATTCCTGTTTCTGGTGGGGGTTTCTCTTACCCTCAGTCACACCAGGGCCGAACTCAAGGGCCAAAAACAGGAAAAAAAGAGTCTGTTCCTAAAATATCTCAAAAGGGGAATTAAACTATTTTCTCTAGGTTTATTGATCACCCTGGTAACCTGGATTTTCATACCCGAGGACTTCATAGTCTTTGGAGTACTGCATTTCATTGGAATAGCAATAATCCTGGAATATCCATTTTTAAATAAAAAATACCTTAATTTAATCCTTGGAATTATCTTCATAGTTACCGGGCTTCTCCTGGCCCAGTTCACAGTCAACTATCCCTGGCTTTTATGGTTGGGTTTAAAACCTGCAGAATTTGTAACCGTGGATTACTTCCCATTACTCCCCTGGCTGGGAGTGGTTTCACTGGGCCTTTTTGCAGGGAAAACACTTTATCAAGATTATAAAAGGAGATTCCAAATTCCAGACCTTTCAAAAAACCAATCTACAGGGATATTCAGCTTTTTAGGGCAGCATTCGCTGCTGATCTATCTCCTGCACCAGCCCATTCTCATACTGATACTGTACCTCATGGGTGTACTGGACTTGGGAAATTTATTTCAGTTTATAAATGCATAG
- the ala gene encoding alanine dehydrogenase, with protein sequence MSGTLLLKQSETKELINMKEVVESVETAFKAYAERDVQMPAKEYLFFHEGDLRIMPCYVRSSEEAGVKCVNVHPKNPTENQLPTVMAVIELVDPATGFPLAVMDGTLITDLRTGAAAGVATKYLARPDSETLGIIGAGKQACTQLMALNEVMDITKAKVFCRTCSTRTNFAKTASKLYGFDVEAVETAQEAVKNVDVIVTTTPSRKPLISADWISPGTHINAMGADAPSKQELETRLLLKSRIIIDSWDQASHSGEINVPVSQGVIKQKDIHAKLGDVVIGKETGREGDEITIFDSTGLAVQDVVTAGLIYRRAREQGIGVDFDFIS encoded by the coding sequence ATGTCTGGAACTCTTTTACTGAAACAAAGCGAGACTAAAGAACTTATTAACATGAAAGAAGTTGTTGAATCAGTTGAAACCGCTTTTAAGGCTTATGCAGAGCGTGATGTGCAGATGCCTGCCAAGGAGTACCTATTTTTCCACGAAGGAGATCTCAGGATCATGCCCTGTTACGTGCGGAGCAGTGAAGAGGCAGGGGTTAAATGCGTGAATGTGCATCCTAAAAATCCCACAGAAAACCAGTTACCCACTGTGATGGCAGTCATTGAACTGGTAGATCCAGCAACTGGCTTCCCCCTGGCAGTCATGGATGGAACCCTAATAACCGACTTGCGGACCGGTGCAGCAGCAGGAGTGGCTACCAAATATCTTGCCCGGCCAGACTCGGAGACTCTGGGAATAATTGGTGCCGGGAAACAGGCTTGCACCCAGTTAATGGCCCTGAACGAGGTCATGGATATTACAAAGGCCAAGGTTTTCTGCAGAACCTGCAGTACCCGGACCAATTTTGCTAAAACCGCATCAAAACTCTATGGTTTTGATGTGGAAGCCGTTGAAACTGCCCAAGAAGCTGTGAAGAATGTTGACGTGATTGTAACCACTACCCCCTCACGGAAGCCCCTGATCAGTGCCGACTGGATCAGTCCCGGAACCCATATCAACGCCATGGGTGCCGATGCCCCCAGCAAACAGGAACTGGAAACCCGGTTACTCTTAAAGTCAAGGATCATTATTGATTCATGGGATCAGGCCAGCCACAGCGGGGAAATTAACGTTCCGGTCTCCCAGGGAGTCATAAAACAAAAAGATATCCATGCCAAACTGGGTGATGTGGTCATTGGAAAAGAAACCGGCAGAGAAGGAGATGAGATCACCATTTTTGACTCCACTGGCCTGGCAGTTCAGGATGTGGTAACTGCAGGACTCATCTACCGTAGAGCCAGAGAACAGGGTATTGGAGTGGATTTTGACTTTATAAGTTAA
- the ribB gene encoding 3,4-dihydroxy-2-butanone-4-phosphate synthase, whose product MIQKAIESFKKGEIVLIFDSDNRERETDMIMAAEFMTPQHMTTIRNDAGGLFCVPISSEISDNLGIPFMTDLMDAASDEYPVLAELTPNDIPYDEKSAFSITVNHRKTFTGITDNDRACTIKELGLLCKNGNFQDFGKYFRAPGHVTLLRSTKDHVLKRRGHTEMSIALAEMAGITPVAVCCEMMDDETGGSMNTDKVGEYAKKNDLVFLSGAELIEAYHEFKGI is encoded by the coding sequence ATGATACAAAAAGCCATAGAATCATTTAAAAAGGGAGAAATAGTTTTAATATTTGACAGTGACAACAGGGAGAGGGAAACCGATATGATCATGGCTGCGGAGTTTATGACACCCCAGCACATGACTACCATTAGAAATGATGCGGGTGGTCTTTTCTGCGTCCCAATCTCATCTGAAATCTCCGATAATTTGGGAATTCCTTTCATGACTGATTTGATGGATGCTGCCAGTGATGAATATCCGGTTCTAGCTGAATTAACACCCAATGACATACCATACGATGAAAAATCAGCATTCTCCATAACTGTGAACCACAGGAAAACATTCACCGGTATCACCGATAACGACCGGGCCTGCACCATCAAAGAACTGGGACTACTGTGTAAAAATGGAAACTTCCAGGATTTCGGTAAATACTTCCGTGCCCCAGGACACGTAACCCTACTTAGATCCACTAAAGACCATGTTTTAAAAAGAAGAGGTCATACTGAAATGAGCATTGCCCTGGCGGAAATGGCCGGAATAACACCGGTAGCAGTCTGCTGTGAAATGATGGATGATGAAACTGGCGGTTCAATGAATACCGACAAAGTGGGCGAGTATGCCAAAAAGAATGATCTGGTGTTTTTAAGTGGAGCAGAGTTAATAGAAGCTTACCATGAGTTTAAGGGTATTTAA
- the gatA gene encoding Asp-tRNA(Asn)/Glu-tRNA(Gln) amidotransferase subunit GatA, with amino-acid sequence MNILEKSQSIKNHELTSEENLETFIKQIERDNPTLRAFVELNYDEARKRANEIDDKIKNGQEVGKLAGMVVGIKSNINVEDFYITAASRTLENYQGSYDATVVRRIKAEDGIIIGMTNMDEFAAGSSTETSFFGHTDNPAAPGRIPGGSSGGSAAAVAAGMCDLALGSDTGGSIRNPASHCGVMGFKPTYGAVSRQGLLDLAMSFDQIGPFSRDASGIALILEVIAGEDRRECTTIDWNVPEFTSSITDPENVLKGMKLGVVKEFFDVSDGPIVNIIEDRINQMQEAGAEVVELNFDYLKLCLPTYYLINYVEFFSATRKYDGRKYGERIEEVCGEEVLRRIQMGSYISQKEFSGKYYNKALQARSLIRKEITGLLKDVDVLVGPTVPKLPHKLGTSLEPMEMYAYDILTVMANLAGIPAASTPAGDVKGIPVGMQFQAKPLDDEKIVKMMAALE; translated from the coding sequence ATGAATATTTTGGAAAAATCACAATCAATCAAGAATCATGAATTAACTTCAGAAGAGAATCTGGAAACATTCATTAAACAAATAGAAAGGGATAACCCTACTCTAAGGGCATTTGTTGAACTTAATTATGATGAAGCCCGGAAAAGGGCAAATGAAATTGATGATAAAATAAAAAACGGCCAGGAAGTTGGAAAACTAGCTGGTATGGTGGTGGGAATCAAGAGCAACATCAATGTTGAGGATTTCTACATCACTGCTGCCTCCCGGACACTGGAAAACTATCAGGGAAGCTACGATGCTACGGTTGTTCGTCGTATAAAAGCAGAGGATGGGATTATAATTGGAATGACTAACATGGATGAATTCGCGGCTGGGAGTTCCACAGAAACATCTTTCTTCGGGCACACTGACAACCCAGCAGCTCCAGGACGCATACCAGGGGGATCCAGTGGAGGCAGTGCCGCAGCAGTTGCCGCCGGAATGTGTGACCTGGCTTTGGGCTCAGATACAGGGGGATCCATACGTAACCCTGCTTCCCACTGTGGGGTCATGGGATTCAAACCAACCTATGGTGCAGTGAGCAGGCAGGGACTTCTGGATCTGGCCATGAGTTTCGATCAAATTGGTCCTTTTTCCAGGGATGCCAGTGGTATAGCGTTGATATTAGAGGTTATTGCAGGGGAAGACCGCCGGGAGTGCACTACCATCGACTGGAATGTACCTGAATTCACTTCATCCATCACTGATCCTGAAAATGTACTTAAAGGCATGAAGCTGGGTGTAGTGAAGGAATTCTTTGATGTCTCTGATGGGCCTATCGTTAATATTATTGAAGATCGCATCAACCAGATGCAGGAGGCAGGGGCAGAAGTAGTTGAATTAAACTTTGATTATCTCAAATTATGCCTACCTACCTACTACCTCATAAACTATGTGGAATTTTTCTCAGCCACCCGAAAGTACGATGGCCGGAAGTACGGGGAACGCATCGAAGAAGTGTGTGGAGAGGAAGTATTGCGCAGAATTCAGATGGGATCTTACATCAGCCAGAAAGAATTCAGTGGTAAATACTACAATAAAGCATTACAGGCCCGTTCACTCATAAGAAAAGAAATCACCGGACTCTTGAAAGACGTGGATGTACTGGTGGGACCAACAGTTCCTAAACTACCTCATAAACTGGGTACATCACTGGAACCAATGGAAATGTATGCCTATGACATTCTGACGGTCATGGCCAACCTGGCAGGCATACCTGCAGCCAGTACTCCTGCAGGAGACGTTAAAGGAATACCGGTGGGAATGCAGTTCCAGGCCAAACCACTGGATGATGAGAAGATTGTAAAGATGATGGCTGCGTTGGAGTAA
- a CDS encoding DUF120 domain-containing protein: MEIKGKIISGTHKGSYFMSLEAYQEEFGKKLKFKPFPGTLNLQISKENRVLIQDMCDKVGIIKGTGNYGDVKFLPAKLNGTVNGAILFPFKTQHPSEILEFVAEENLRITLKLKDGDEAILTID, translated from the coding sequence ATGGAAATTAAAGGCAAAATCATCTCAGGAACCCACAAAGGCAGCTATTTCATGTCTTTAGAAGCCTATCAAGAAGAATTCGGGAAAAAACTTAAATTTAAACCATTTCCCGGTACCCTTAATCTGCAAATCTCTAAAGAAAACAGGGTTCTTATCCAGGATATGTGTGATAAGGTTGGGATCATCAAGGGGACTGGTAATTATGGAGATGTTAAATTCCTCCCAGCAAAACTCAATGGAACAGTGAATGGAGCTATCTTATTCCCATTTAAGACCCAACACCCCTCAGAAATTCTGGAATTCGTCGCCGAGGAAAATCTTCGAATCACACTTAAACTTAAAGATGGAGATGAAGCTATCTTAACAATAGATTAA
- a CDS encoding thioredoxin fold domain-containing protein codes for MPYLICEECGNYYELEEGESPEDFQLECGCGGELGYYSTKYDYYKNHRSNHDSQIASEKESPEHKESRNKGFFSNLDAQSKGFIAVGVFGVFFLILLFSLPGIFSSMSPSYRDMMPPEVQAAHAPILVVLYAPRCSACRQFESETLNNPDVQQKLSTYSVMKINVDTSPEQASRFNSNVIPTMVLLDANGKEIRRNVGYMTASDFINFLKT; via the coding sequence ATGCCCTATTTGATCTGTGAAGAGTGTGGAAATTACTATGAGCTGGAAGAAGGGGAATCCCCTGAAGACTTCCAACTGGAATGTGGTTGTGGGGGTGAGTTAGGGTACTACTCCACTAAATATGATTACTATAAAAACCACAGGAGTAACCATGATTCTCAAATTGCATCGGAGAAAGAATCTCCGGAACATAAAGAAAGTAGAAATAAGGGATTTTTCAGTAATTTAGATGCCCAATCCAAGGGTTTTATTGCAGTGGGTGTATTTGGAGTATTTTTTTTAATTCTGTTATTCAGTTTACCCGGGATATTTTCTTCCATGAGTCCATCTTACCGGGATATGATGCCCCCTGAAGTTCAGGCAGCTCATGCTCCCATACTGGTGGTTTTATATGCTCCAAGATGTTCGGCCTGCCGACAATTTGAGTCAGAAACTCTCAACAACCCTGATGTCCAGCAAAAATTATCTACGTATTCGGTTATGAAGATAAACGTTGATACCAGTCCAGAACAGGCCAGTCGTTTTAATTCCAATGTTATTCCCACCATGGTACTCCTTGATGCAAATGGTAAAGAAATACGTAGAAACGTGGGGTACATGACTGCCAGTGATTTTATAAATTTCCTAAAAACATAG
- a CDS encoding AAA family ATPase, translated as MKKIGILYVKGSLPNFEDFGKLPTHLLNDSGLVNGEKAHHVLDGLIIPGGSIMESQSITPEVASVIMKMDSQGKFILGMCSGFQVLSHKTDIGRKSPCPVEREGLGILDVTFHPLIGTDRVQAEIADESFLTSGMVGQTITGFHCHTYGDIRGDAHPVLFSQVKRTDYADNPRKILAGVRNDEGNVVGTMIHGSLDENPSLTGNILQYLDADEEETHQIHLANQELLKKIKGEIGIGFDIYADYRLPSDTKGVYGKISPNNQEADELPPFLMIVSTGSDSGKTFLTTGMVGALRRKGCRVGVLKVGPDTRDLVPALYLNKEPMVNFSSIKIGGLGWKDLEEIINGLKGQLYDLILIEGVMSVFTGLLNEKTPFSAAEIAKAGNIPTIMVSGCNKGGIETAALDLVSHIQMLQKMGIKTSGAILNKVYHDKIAENASNYIKKTTGLDWVGSVPKAQLAARGGTPEVELKLEEFCLKAMETVEKHLDVDEILEMAQKPKFTGYSSYDDILDIYLS; from the coding sequence ATGAAAAAAATAGGCATCCTGTATGTTAAAGGATCACTACCCAATTTCGAAGACTTTGGAAAACTACCCACTCATCTATTAAATGATAGTGGATTGGTAAACGGAGAAAAGGCACACCATGTTCTGGATGGCCTCATAATCCCTGGGGGGAGCATTATGGAGTCCCAGAGCATCACCCCTGAAGTGGCCAGTGTTATTATGAAAATGGACAGTCAGGGGAAGTTCATACTGGGAATGTGCTCAGGATTCCAGGTTCTCTCCCATAAAACCGATATTGGTCGTAAATCTCCCTGTCCAGTGGAACGTGAGGGACTGGGAATACTGGATGTCACATTCCACCCCCTCATTGGAACGGACAGGGTTCAAGCTGAAATAGCCGATGAATCTTTCCTCACCTCTGGAATGGTGGGTCAAACAATCACCGGTTTCCACTGCCACACCTATGGTGATATAAGGGGGGATGCACATCCTGTACTCTTCTCACAGGTTAAAAGAACTGATTATGCGGATAATCCTCGTAAAATACTGGCCGGGGTGCGTAATGATGAGGGTAATGTGGTGGGGACCATGATTCATGGTTCTCTTGATGAAAATCCATCTCTAACCGGCAACATTCTCCAGTACCTGGATGCCGATGAAGAAGAGACCCACCAGATCCATCTGGCCAACCAGGAGCTCTTGAAGAAGATTAAGGGTGAAATAGGGATTGGATTTGATATTTACGCAGATTATCGCCTACCTTCTGATACGAAGGGTGTTTACGGTAAAATCTCCCCTAATAATCAAGAAGCAGATGAATTGCCTCCATTTCTCATGATAGTCAGCACTGGCTCTGATTCTGGAAAAACATTCCTCACCACTGGTATGGTGGGGGCTCTTAGGAGGAAAGGATGCAGGGTGGGAGTTTTAAAGGTTGGCCCGGATACCAGGGATCTGGTACCAGCTTTGTACCTGAACAAAGAACCCATGGTGAATTTCTCATCCATCAAAATAGGTGGTCTTGGCTGGAAGGACTTAGAAGAAATAATTAATGGATTAAAAGGCCAACTATACGACCTGATCCTGATTGAGGGAGTGATGAGTGTTTTCACAGGTTTGTTAAATGAAAAAACACCCTTCTCAGCAGCAGAAATAGCCAAGGCGGGTAACATACCCACCATCATGGTATCAGGATGTAACAAGGGGGGTATTGAAACGGCAGCACTTGATCTGGTTTCACACATTCAAATGCTGCAGAAAATGGGTATAAAAACCAGCGGTGCTATCCTAAACAAGGTCTACCATGATAAAATAGCAGAAAATGCATCAAATTATATTAAAAAAACCACCGGACTGGACTGGGTGGGCAGTGTTCCCAAAGCCCAGCTGGCAGCACGGGGTGGAACTCCTGAAGTGGAACTGAAACTGGAAGAATTCTGCTTGAAGGCCATGGAAACTGTTGAAAAACACCTTGATGTGGATGAAATCCTGGAAATGGCTCAAAAACCAAAATTTACGGGTTATTCATCTTACGATGACATTTTAGATATTTATTTATCTTAA
- a CDS encoding endonuclease V, with translation MNHNHRVAKQLLDERYINVAAQKHHTSDEFQLIKVNNHTIGAFFKGKYVSVGHEISLKTALNIVEKLSVFNTP, from the coding sequence ATGAACCATAACCATAGGGTGGCAAAACAATTACTTGATGAAAGGTATATAAACGTAGCCGCCCAAAAACACCACACCAGTGATGAATTTCAACTGATAAAAGTAAACAACCATACAATAGGCGCCTTTTTTAAGGGAAAATATGTGAGTGTTGGACATGAAATATCCTTAAAAACTGCATTAAATATTGTAGAAAAGCTCAGCGTTTTTAATACCCCTTAA
- the sepS gene encoding O-phosphoserine--tRNA ligase: MKKKEILKLAKRDFEKAWVETGKSLKNPHHDDEYPRLHFQPGRTHPLSDTMAQLRQAYLLLGFEETLNPLFIEEEHVYRQFGPEAPAVLDRCFYLAGLPRPDIGISMEKIAQIESMGVSLDEDKINGLKEVFRSYKKGNTSGDDLVHDVSSALEVLDETGLRVMERVFPELKELTPISSKTTLRSHMTSGWFITLESLHQNSQLPVKLFSIDRCFRREQREDASHLMTYHSASCVWMDDEVSLDLGMAVSESLLEYFGFQKFKFLPDEKKSKYYIPGTQTEVYGYHPKLKEWVEVATFGLYSPIALAKYGIDQEVMNLGVGAERIAMILGGHEDIREMVYPHTYGKWSLSDREIASMLRMNLYPVTDDGRKLMDSIINTAIEHGETNSPCEFTSFQGEFMGKDLEVKIVEPEAGTKLLGPASWNRVHVYDGNIVGVPQPAKIERFQSPGDVADDIMGNLGKEVMDDLAIQAMKKGIPTGISYMAGVAAQAAYHMEEMMVSGEEQIKLRTTIAKSPSDINLKLDELAMRYINSRNKVIDIRGPIFCTITGEIKE, from the coding sequence GTGAAGAAAAAGGAGATATTAAAACTGGCAAAAAGGGATTTTGAAAAGGCCTGGGTGGAAACAGGTAAAAGCTTGAAAAATCCCCACCATGATGATGAGTATCCCCGCCTGCACTTCCAGCCAGGTAGAACCCATCCACTTTCAGACACAATGGCGCAGCTCAGACAGGCCTATTTACTCCTTGGATTTGAGGAAACGCTCAATCCCCTGTTTATAGAGGAAGAACATGTTTACCGCCAGTTTGGACCAGAAGCTCCTGCAGTTCTGGACCGTTGCTTCTACCTGGCAGGACTTCCCCGACCAGATATAGGGATCAGCATGGAAAAAATTGCCCAGATTGAGAGCATGGGTGTTTCACTTGACGAGGATAAAATCAATGGCCTTAAAGAGGTTTTCAGAAGTTATAAAAAGGGTAATACCAGTGGTGATGACCTGGTGCACGATGTATCCAGTGCCCTGGAAGTGCTTGATGAAACCGGGCTGCGGGTTATGGAGAGAGTATTCCCTGAACTTAAAGAATTAACCCCCATCTCCAGTAAAACCACTTTACGTTCACATATGACATCCGGGTGGTTCATAACCCTGGAATCTTTACACCAAAACAGCCAATTACCTGTTAAGTTATTTTCCATTGACCGCTGCTTCCGTCGGGAGCAAAGGGAGGATGCAAGTCACCTTATGACTTATCATTCTGCTTCGTGTGTATGGATGGATGATGAGGTTTCCCTGGATCTGGGAATGGCAGTTTCTGAGAGCTTGTTGGAGTACTTCGGTTTTCAGAAGTTCAAATTCTTACCTGATGAGAAAAAATCCAAATACTACATACCCGGAACCCAGACCGAGGTTTATGGATACCATCCTAAACTGAAAGAATGGGTGGAAGTGGCCACTTTTGGTTTGTATTCCCCCATTGCTCTGGCCAAGTATGGTATTGACCAGGAAGTGATGAATCTGGGTGTGGGTGCTGAGAGAATTGCCATGATCTTGGGTGGTCACGAAGATATCCGGGAGATGGTTTATCCCCATACCTATGGTAAGTGGAGCCTCAGTGACCGGGAAATAGCATCAATGCTCCGCATGAACCTGTACCCGGTAACTGATGACGGAAGAAAGTTGATGGACTCCATAATCAACACCGCCATAGAACACGGCGAAACCAATTCACCATGTGAGTTTACCTCCTTCCAAGGCGAATTTATGGGTAAAGACCTTGAAGTTAAAATTGTAGAACCCGAAGCAGGAACCAAACTACTGGGACCAGCCAGCTGGAATCGTGTGCATGTTTACGATGGAAATATCGTTGGTGTGCCCCAACCAGCAAAGATAGAACGTTTCCAGTCACCAGGAGATGTTGCTGATGATATTATGGGAAACCTGGGAAAAGAGGTAATGGATGATCTGGCGATTCAGGCCATGAAAAAGGGTATTCCCACTGGTATCAGTTACATGGCTGGTGTGGCAGCACAGGCCGCGTATCACATGGAAGAGATGATGGTAAGTGGAGAGGAACAAATTAAGTTACGCACAACCATAGCCAAATCACCCTCTGACATCAACCTTAAACTGGATGAACTGGCCATGCGTTACATAAACAGCAGAAACAAGGTTATAGACATCAGGGGACCTATATTTTGTACTATAACCGGAGAAATTAAGGAATGA